One stretch of Rathayibacter festucae DSM 15932 DNA includes these proteins:
- a CDS encoding sensor histidine kinase: MTLPDDSRPRRADDAEDNRILRGTVAILGGVLAVLAALQAVFALGMLSETVRGVESGPVVDVVVRVVVNTASIGLAVVLVALLRPERRARTGRLLVSAGIAAAVAVVRVALQLIVGVYLPTALDALVVELVVGAVVVGLIVSFGFLLVDATRRVREKERERARVLLQAVDAVQALQQEELRVRREVAQGLHGRLQNTLVVLAAELRGLAATPPSAATAERLSGIARRLDELREQEVRAVSGALYPVDIEHGLVAAARDLLSRLPPEIAVDLDVHDDYPGLEERGVPIEQRVLLVRLIEEALTNALKHGGARAVRLQLDVARGEREHAVVIGLDDDGGGLAAPPVLSGLERLSRQFAVYGGSIELAPSAALGGARLACRLPLRLS, encoded by the coding sequence TCCTCGCGGCGCTGCAGGCGGTCTTCGCGCTGGGCATGCTGTCGGAGACCGTCCGGGGGGTCGAGAGCGGGCCGGTCGTCGACGTCGTCGTGCGCGTGGTCGTCAACACCGCGTCGATCGGCCTCGCGGTCGTGCTCGTCGCTCTGCTGCGTCCCGAGCGCCGCGCGCGCACCGGGCGGCTGCTGGTCTCGGCGGGGATCGCGGCGGCCGTCGCCGTCGTCCGGGTCGCGCTGCAGCTCATCGTCGGGGTCTACCTGCCGACCGCGCTCGACGCCCTCGTGGTCGAGCTCGTGGTGGGCGCGGTGGTCGTCGGCCTGATCGTCTCGTTCGGGTTCCTGCTCGTCGATGCGACCCGACGGGTGCGCGAGAAGGAGCGGGAGCGCGCCCGCGTGCTGCTGCAGGCCGTCGACGCGGTGCAGGCGCTCCAGCAGGAGGAGCTGCGCGTGCGCCGCGAGGTCGCGCAGGGCCTGCACGGCCGGCTGCAGAACACGCTCGTGGTGCTGGCCGCGGAGCTGCGCGGGCTGGCCGCGACTCCTCCCTCCGCCGCGACCGCCGAGCGCCTGAGCGGGATCGCGAGGCGGCTCGACGAGCTGCGGGAGCAGGAGGTCCGCGCGGTCAGCGGGGCGCTCTACCCGGTCGACATCGAGCACGGGCTGGTCGCCGCCGCCCGCGATCTGCTCTCGCGCCTCCCGCCGGAGATCGCCGTCGACCTGGACGTCCACGACGACTACCCGGGTCTCGAGGAGCGCGGTGTCCCGATCGAGCAGCGGGTGCTTCTGGTGCGGCTGATCGAGGAGGCGCTGACCAACGCGCTCAAGCACGGCGGCGCACGGGCCGTGCGGCTGCAGCTCGACGTGGCGCGCGGGGAGCGGGAGCACGCCGTGGTGATCGGTCTCGACGACGACGGCGGCGGGCTCGCGGCCCCGCCGGTGCTCTCCGGGCTCGAGCGCCTCTCGCGCCAGTTCGCGGTCTACGGAGGCTCGATCGAGCTGGCCCCGTCGGCCGCCCTCGGCGGCGCGCGGCTCGCCTGCCGGCTGCCGCTGCGGCTGTCCTGA